The following is a genomic window from Armatimonadota bacterium.
GCTCTTCCTTGACGACTTTGACGACCTGCTGGCCGGGGGTGAGGCTTTGCAGCACTTCGTGCCCCACCGCGCGCTCGCGCACCCGCCCGACGAAGTCCTTGACCACCTTGAAGTTGACGTCGGCCTCGAGCAGCGCGAGCCGGATCTCGCGGCAGGCCTCGGTGACGTCCTGCTCGGACAGCCGCCCCTTGCGCGCGAGCCGGTCGAAGACTGCCTGCAGTTTGTCTGTGAGATTATCGAACACGGCGCCGTTGACCCTCGGGCTGCGGTTCGGAGAGAAAAAACTTGCGCCAAATACCGGAGCACTTGCGCTCGCTCGGTGCGGTGTGCCTTGGTATGGACACCCGCCCACAGCAACGGCGACCGCCGCCTCCAGCTTGGCGCTGTTCGCAGTATAGCAAAGCGATCCCGCAATTGTCAACGAAACAGGCTGCCTCCGACGCGCAATCCGCCGTGCGATAGGCCCGATTCGTCACAGTCATGAGGCGTCCACTGGGCGGCGAGCGAATTGGCCTGTGTTGCCCCGCATTCGCGCACGTTTCCCGTTAACTGCTCGGTCCGGCTCGCCGTTTCGTGCGCGGGTTCCTGGGAAGGACGCGAAGCCGCTCTCGTGGAAGGTCGCTTGGGGCGGGCCGACTGGTGGAGTCCCGTAAGCCGCCCGCGCCGCCCCGTATACCCGTGCCCGGATCATTTCCGTACCTCTCGCGCGCCGCACACCGGGAAGCCGCGGGTGCATAGCGAACGTGCGCCGGCCACAACTGAATACTCCACACACACGCCTGCGAGCGCACCGCGGCCATGGATTCGCGCTCGCGAAAGGAGACAGCCGTGCCCAACAAGATCGCCGAGAAGCTGATCCGCAGGCTGGAGGAACTCGCTGAAGACCCGGACCCCAACCCGCCTAAGTTGAAGGGAGCCCGCCGGAAGCGCAAGTACGAGCATGACATATCGATGCACGCCCGAGTGCGGCACGACGCGGCTGGACAGCTTCTCGCCCTCCTCGGCCCGAAAGCATACCTCAACGAGTCCCGAATCCTGCGCGCTCTGGACAAGAGTACTCTGGATTACCAGAGGTCGAGACAACAGGTCAGGACCAAGGGCATGATGGACCGGTTGCAGCACGTCCCGGAGTACATCATTGACATGCCGCAGCTGATCAGAAGCGAGGTCCGCGGCATCGCCAAGGTGCTGAGGGATGCAGAGATACGCAAGGTCAAGGTGTACGGGGTCGGGGGGTCCGCGACGCCGGCGGGTATTGCTCGGGAGATCATCGAGAACTCGGGCCGCCTTGGGTATGACTTTGAGGTCGTGCGGCGCGATACACCCAGATTCGAGAGCGTGGACGACGCGACGCTGCTGATATTCGCGAGCTTCTCTGGGAATACGGAGGAGACTCTCAATTGCTTCGAGCGGGCGCTGAAGAGGAAACACCCGACCGATCATATGATCGCGATGTCCAAAGGCGGCAAGCTCAAGACGATGGCCGCCGATAGCAAAGTGCCGTGGATCCGGATCCCGGCCCGCATCCGCCAGCCGCGGGAATCCATGGTCTTCCAGCTAACGGCAATCCTGAGCGTCGTCTCGGCGCTCAAGCTGCCGTCCGGGGGGTCGCGCGCACCCTTCGAGGTGGACGACGCAATGCTCGACGCGGCGAAGCGCCGACTCGAAGGGATGCGCGGAGAGTTACACTGGGACGTGCGGTTCGAAGCGAACCGGGCAAAACAGATCGCGGCGAAGCTCGTCTGCGGCGACGTCAACGCGGCGAAAGCCGGCGCGTACGGCGCGCCTTGGACTCGGCCTTGCATCCCGATCGTCCTGTCGTCGGCGTCGAACCAGGCGGTGGCGTACGAGTTCTACACACAACTCTGCGAGGCCTCGAAGATCGTGTGCCACGTCGCGACCTATCCGGAAGCCCTTCACAACCTGGTGGAGTGCATGAAGTTCAACCTGGTTTCCGGCGCGGGCGTCCCGTGGTCGCTGTATTTCCTCGAAAGCGCAGACGACACGCCGCGCGTGGCTCGGCGGTGGCGCGCTACACTGAAGGAGATATTCCCCGATGTGGCTTGGTGCTCGTTCAAGGCTGAGGGCGATACGGCCTTCGAACGTGCCCTGTCAGGGTACTACTTCAACGCGTGGCTGCGCCTGTACATGGCCTTCCTCAACGGCGCGGAGCCTCTGCCCGTTCCGACGATGGATTACATGAAGGACTACATGGCCGGCATACCGAGGAAACCGCGGCGTCCCGGATCGAAGCCCGGCCGCTCTGGCAAGAGGCCATCTCGACCTCGATAGGCTGCGGCGGTTCGGCGTTGTCGTGCCGGTTCAGGAATCGCCTCTTGGGAAGACCGCGCCATCGGGATCGAGCGGATTGTCGAAATCGGCGCGAGGTGCACGGCATTGCCCAGGATCTTGGCACGAAAGCTGATGGGATGGTAGGTGCTTGCCGCCGCGCCATTGTGCGCGGGCAGCCTCTTCCGTGGCGTCCCAGTGCTACTTAACGACTATCTCCACCCCGACCACCTCGAACGGCGTCCCCCCAGACTCGCAACCTAGCACGCCAAAACACTTGAGCCGAGTGGTGCCGCGCGCCACGGCACGGAAGTCCAGTTCCACCAGCGCCCCGGACCCGGCCAACGCGGTGGCTGTCGGGCTGTGGCCGAAGACCGCCAGCGCCCCTTCCTCGGACGCCCTGTGCTGCACCACCCAGCCCCGCCCGGCCAGCAGTTCCGCCTCCCACGGCGGGGAAACGAACTCCACAATCCCGATGTCATAGGCGATGTCAATGCTGAAGTTGGTGACCCTTGCCGGGTGCTCAGCATTCACTGTCAGGGTGAAGGTGTCATCGACGCTCACTTCAGTCAGCGGCGGCTGAATCGAGACCGTGCCTCCCGGTTCCTGAAGAGCCAGCCATAGGACGAGGAAGACGCCCGCGGCGATCGCCGTCGCCAGCAGGAAGGACAATATGATTATCTCGCGTCGCTTAAGCACATCCAGCGCTCCGCGGGTGACCGACAGGCAGCTGGTGGAGGCCCCCTCCTGCGATGGGGAAAGGCTCTGACTGGACGTCGTGACGTGACGTCAGGTAATCGACAACCCAACCGCCCGTCTCAAGGGCACGCGTCTCACGGCTGGACTGTTCGCTTGGTAGCGCCGCGGCGAGGTGGTGTCAGTGTGCCGGCGAGCAGCAGCGTGCAGCGAGACACGCCGCAGGCTCACGATCTACGGTTCAGGGCAGGGGCTCGCCGACGACGAGGAACGTCACTTCTCCACGCCGGCGGCCCACTTGATGCAGCCCAGGATGTGCTCGCGCATCCACGCCTCGGACCACAGCTCATCCGGGTGCCCGAGGCCTGTGTAGATCACGCGTCCCTGCCCATAGGGGTGGCACCAGCCCATCGCGTAGTCGTGATCGTCGCGATTGCCCTTGGCGAGGTCCACCGACGCGTTGTCAATACTCATCAGCACGTGCGTCTTGCTGCGGTCCCAATTGCGGAAGGTGTAGATCTCGTCGAAGACCTTCAATGACTCGCCGAGCATGCGCGTGGCCGGGTGCTTCGTGTCTTCTACCTTGACGGTGACTTCCTGGGTCCACGGGTGGCCGTTGAAGTAGCC
Proteins encoded in this region:
- a CDS encoding ThuA domain-containing protein, with amino-acid sequence MLNVLMLRHSAGFEHSYLPNAEVAVKDIGRASGLYRAVTTHDCGRITAENLAKLDVLIFATTGELPLDDAQKAAVLDFVRGGKGFMGIHNAADTLYEWPEYGEMLGGYFNGHPWTQEVTVKVEDTKHPATRMLGESLKVFDEIYTFRNWDRSKTHVLMSIDNASVDLAKGNRDDHDYAMGWCHPYGQGRVIYTGLGHPDELWSEAWMREHILGCIKWAAGVEK